The Lasioglossum baleicum chromosome 3, iyLasBale1, whole genome shotgun sequence region TGGCCTTATACGAGGATATGATCTACAAATTTATTGCAATATCAAGTCCTCATCCGAATTTTTACTGGAACAGATTGCCTGGAGACTCTGTATTTGACTCAAAGTACATAcaatatatgaatttttatttgttttattgaTTATATTTAGTTTCTGATTAACATTATTTCACAGATGGATACACTTCAGTAGATTACCATTCCTCCCAGAAATTGATGCTCTCAAAGAAGATTTATCTATTATAAATGATACCTTCCAACATCTTCAAGTAAATCAAACGAGTACTGAAAAGAATTATGTGGAAGCATACAAATATACATTCAGCAGGAAAGGTAAATATTAGGTCGTGTCAATTGTACAACTgtaaatatatgaaattataattatcacTATTTCCTACAGAGGATTGGACAGGTGCAATTAACTATTACAGAAATCTCCCTTTCACAAGGCTTAACACACAGTCCAATGAACCGATTTCAATCAAAGTATTGCTTATCATTGGAAACATAGATCCTCTGGTATCGATAGAAAATATTGTACAAAGCTCTGAATATGTAGAAAAATTTCATGTGAAGGTAGTGTCTGGAGCAAAACACTTTCCGCACCAACAAAAACCAGATGTAGTAAACAAAGCAATTCTAAAGTTTCTTATAGGTCAGTTAATTGcatattgtaattaaattgtttTAGATAAATAGTAAAAGATTTATGTTTTAGGTACAACAAATACTATCGAAAAAACACCAACTAAGAGCATCATGACCTCGTGGTTGGGATCTTTAAGTAACACTGTGAAGTATGGTAATCATATGATTGATACTGTACAAAAGAAAACTAGTGATGTAGTAAATGGCTTACCTAGTAAAGTATTTTATATGGGCCATACTACAAATTGATATTTTAGGAAAGATAATTCATGACACTTGGATTTTTGTTTCTGTAAATAATAATTTGGACTCCAACGTTCATAGTTGTTCAACTTTTAAGTCCTGGACACACTATTGGACACAGTAACAAATCTAGAACTGTCCAGGACAATGCCGAACTCTACTACAAAGGTTTTGTAGTAACATTCATTAGTACAGTGATACAAAGAAGAAGAATATCCATTTAAACTGCAAAGGCTGATTTGTCACTATTTATTTTTGTGTGTTTTAAGCAGATAATTAGTTAGTACATTTTTTGTACTAacgtatgtatatttttttactgACCAGTTAACAATGTACATATTCTTTCGATTTAGTTTTAAATCATTTAAAGATCTGTCTTCGTATGCAACAAAACAAATATATAAACATAGTACGAATATAGTTCTTAGTGAAGGCAGCATAAAATGATctcttataaataattatatattacatttaGTAAGACTGTAAATATTCCAGGAAACTATAGCGTAAACATATTGTACATTTACCCATTAATTACAAAAACAGACTTcatgttttttaaaatataatattattacataCAAATATATTGTTATGCTCAAGTATAATAAGTCTAATTCTTGAGATTtgatataaatgaataaaactaaTCTCTTgtgttcgaaaatttttctgTTTTCGCAGTAGTTGTACGGGAGAAGTGAGTaatgattaattaattttttttaattttattattaacgaGCTCTTTTTGAATGTATATCATAAAAAATATCTACTTATTAGATGGaaggtttcaatgtttcatttcTTCTTCTCCAAGCTTCTTCTTATCACTTTCATGTATTTCTTCTATTCTTTTTCCTAGAATACATCGTAACACTTGTGATATACTGTTGCAAAATAGTGAAATTGTTATGATTAGATTGCGAATTTATATGCAAAACAAAACTTGTCTGCATTCATTCCAACATACAGAACTGacatatacatttatttcttttcttagtcattttaataagtccaagataataaaacagtatttttagatttttgAAATATTCTCACTATTTTGATCTACCCAttgttgttataaatgcatcaaatccacaaTTTAATCATTACATATACTCACGTTCCGAAATTTTCACCGTCTTCGATAGTTTCAGG contains the following coding sequences:
- the LOC143207304 gene encoding epoxide hydrolase 4 isoform X1, whose translation is MFTNDKIVQISTWEIIKLHFLSFVYGLYLIVKRFLKWAWDPKKFFMMQQRDKPPPCLVDNNLGTHSYVKIKGVKFHYVEAGNKDKPLVLLLHGFPDCWLSWREQIPCLAEHFRVVAIDLKGFGDSDKPSTKRSYRLEVLVEELKQFILSLGVKQCSIIGHGLGGLLGWYMVALYEDMIYKFIAISSPHPNFYWNRLPGDSVFDSKWIHFSRLPFLPEIDALKEDLSIINDTFQHLQVNQTSTEKNYVEAYKYTFSRKEDWTGAINYYRNLPFTRLNTQSNEPISIKVLLIIGNIDPLVSIENIVQSSEYVEKFHVKVVSGAKHFPHQQKPDVVNKAILKFLIGTTNTIEKTPTKSIMTSWLGSLSNTVKYGNHMIDTVQKKTSDVVNGLPSKVFYMGHTTN
- the LOC143207304 gene encoding epoxide hydrolase 4 isoform X2; translated protein: MHYAHVRIQSGVKFHYVEAGNKDKPLVLLLHGFPDCWLSWREQIPCLAEHFRVVAIDLKGFGDSDKPSTKRSYRLEVLVEELKQFILSLGVKQCSIIGHGLGGLLGWYMVALYEDMIYKFIAISSPHPNFYWNRLPGDSVFDSKWIHFSRLPFLPEIDALKEDLSIINDTFQHLQVNQTSTEKNYVEAYKYTFSRKEDWTGAINYYRNLPFTRLNTQSNEPISIKVLLIIGNIDPLVSIENIVQSSEYVEKFHVKVVSGAKHFPHQQKPDVVNKAILKFLIGTTNTIEKTPTKSIMTSWLGSLSNTVKYGNHMIDTVQKKTSDVVNGLPSKVFYMGHTTN